One part of the Trichoplusia ni isolate ovarian cell line Hi5 chromosome 2, tn1, whole genome shotgun sequence genome encodes these proteins:
- the LOC113508524 gene encoding troponin I isoform X12: protein MADDDAKKAKQAEIDRKRAEVRKRMEEASKAKKAKKGFMTPERKKKLRLLLRKKAAEELKKEQERKAAERRRIIEERCGKAKNIDDANEAMLKRIIQEYYDRLYVCEGQKWDLEHEVRKRDYEISDLNSQVNDLRGKFVKPTLKKVSKYENKFAKLQKKAAEFNFRNQLKVVKKKEFTLEEEDKEKKPDWSKGKPGDQKVKEEEVEA from the exons atggCGGATGATGAT GCGAAGAAGGCCAAACAGGCCGAGATCGACCGCAAGCGTGCTGAGGTGCGCAAGCGTATGGAGGAGGCCTCCAAAGCTAAGAAGGCGAAGAAGGGTTTCATGACACCTGAGAGGAAGAAGAAGCTCAGG TTGCTGCTTCGTAAGAAAGCCGCTGAGGAGCTGAAGAAGGAGCAGGAACGCAAAGCGGCTGAGAGGAGGCGCATCATCGAGGAGAGGTGCGGTAAAGCCAAGAACATTGACGATGCCAACGAAG CAATGCTCAAGAGAATAATACAGGAGTATTATGACCGCCTGTATGTGTGTGAGGGCCAGAAGTGGGATTTGGAACATGAAGTCAGGAAAAGAGATTATGAG aTCTCCGACCTGAACTCTCAAGTCAACGACCTCAGAGGCAAATT CGTTAAACCCACACTAAAGAAGGTGTCCAAATACGAGAACAAATTCGCCAAGCTCCAGAAGAAGGCCGCCGAATTCAACTTCCGTAACCAGTTGAAGGTTGTCAAAAAGAAGGAATTCACCCTTGAAGAAGAAGACAAAGAG AAAAAACCAGACTGGTCCAAGGGCAAACCCGGAGATCAGAAGGTAAAAGAGGAAGAGGTTGAGGCATGA
- the LOC113508524 gene encoding troponin I isoform X13 has translation MADDDAKKAKQAEIDRKRAEVRKRMEEASKAKKAKKGFMTPERKKKLRLLLRKKAAEELKKEQERKAAERRRIIEERCGKAKNIDDANEAELQTICQMYWHRIYNLEGDKYELERAIEIRKMEISDLNSQVNDLRGKFVKPTLKKVSKYENKFAKLQKKAAEFNFRNQLKVVKKKEFTLEEEDKEKKPDWSKGKPGDQKVKEEEVEA, from the exons atggCGGATGATGAT GCGAAGAAGGCCAAACAGGCCGAGATCGACCGCAAGCGTGCTGAGGTGCGCAAGCGTATGGAGGAGGCCTCCAAAGCTAAGAAGGCGAAGAAGGGTTTCATGACACCTGAGAGGAAGAAGAAGCTCAGG TTGCTGCTTCGTAAGAAAGCCGCTGAGGAGCTGAAGAAGGAGCAGGAACGCAAAGCGGCTGAGAGGAGGCGCATCATCGAGGAGAGGTGCGGTAAAGCCAAGAACATTGACGATGCCAACGAAG cggAACTCCAGACGATTTGTCAAATGTACTGGCACAGAATATACAACCTTGAGGGGGATAAATATGAACTAGAACGAGCGATCGAAATTAGGAAAATGGAG aTCTCCGACCTGAACTCTCAAGTCAACGACCTCAGAGGCAAATT CGTTAAACCCACACTAAAGAAGGTGTCCAAATACGAGAACAAATTCGCCAAGCTCCAGAAGAAGGCCGCCGAATTCAACTTCCGTAACCAGTTGAAGGTTGTCAAAAAGAAGGAATTCACCCTTGAAGAAGAAGACAAAGAG AAAAAACCAGACTGGTCCAAGGGCAAACCCGGAGATCAGAAGGTAAAAGAGGAAGAGGTTGAGGCATGA
- the LOC113508524 gene encoding troponin I isoform X14, producing MADDDAKKAKQAEIDRKRAEVRKRMEEASKAKKAKKGFMTPERKKKLRLLLRKKAAEELKKEQERKAAERRRIIEERCGKAKNIDDANEDTLSRVCKEYHTRIGQLEDEKFDLEYIVKRKDMEISDLNSQVNDLRGKFVKPTLKKVSKYENKFAKLQKKAAEFNFRNQLKVVKKKEFTLEEEDKEAKKAEKADWAIGKK from the exons atggCGGATGATGAT GCGAAGAAGGCCAAACAGGCCGAGATCGACCGCAAGCGTGCTGAGGTGCGCAAGCGTATGGAGGAGGCCTCCAAAGCTAAGAAGGCGAAGAAGGGTTTCATGACACCTGAGAGGAAGAAGAAGCTCAGG TTGCTGCTTCGTAAGAAAGCCGCTGAGGAGCTGAAGAAGGAGCAGGAACGCAAAGCGGCTGAGAGGAGGCGCATCATCGAGGAGAGGTGCGGTAAAGCCAAGAACATTGACGATGCCAACGAAG ATACGCTTTCGAGGGTTTGCAAAGAATACCACACCCGCATCGGTCAGCTCGAGGATGAAAAGTTCGATCTGGAATACATCGTTAAAAGAAAAGATATGGAG aTCTCCGACCTGAACTCTCAAGTCAACGACCTCAGAGGCAAATT CGTTAAACCCACACTAAAGAAGGTGTCCAAATACGAGAACAAATTCGCCAAGCTCCAGAAGAAGGCCGCCGAATTCAACTTCCGTAACCAGTTGAAGGTTGTCAAAAAGAAGGAATTCACCCTTGAAGAAGAAGACAAAGAG GCCAAGAAGGCGGAGAAAGCTGATTGGGCTATCGGAAAGAAGTAG
- the LOC113508524 gene encoding troponin I isoform X11 encodes MADDDKKRLEEAKKAKQAEIDRKRAEVRKRMEEASKAKKAKKGFMTPERKKKLRLLLRKKAAEELKKEQERKAAERRRIIEERCGKAKNIDDANEDTLSRVCKEYHTRIGQLEDEKFDLEYIVKRKDMEISDLNSQVNDLRGKFVKPTLKKVSKYENKFAKLQKKAAEFNFRNQLKVVKKKEFTLEEEDKEKKPDWSKGKPGDQKVKEEEVEA; translated from the exons atggCGGATGATGAT aaaAAGCGTCTCGAGGAG GCGAAGAAGGCCAAACAGGCCGAGATCGACCGCAAGCGTGCTGAGGTGCGCAAGCGTATGGAGGAGGCCTCCAAAGCTAAGAAGGCGAAGAAGGGTTTCATGACACCTGAGAGGAAGAAGAAGCTCAGG TTGCTGCTTCGTAAGAAAGCCGCTGAGGAGCTGAAGAAGGAGCAGGAACGCAAAGCGGCTGAGAGGAGGCGCATCATCGAGGAGAGGTGCGGTAAAGCCAAGAACATTGACGATGCCAACGAAG ATACGCTTTCGAGGGTTTGCAAAGAATACCACACCCGCATCGGTCAGCTCGAGGATGAAAAGTTCGATCTGGAATACATCGTTAAAAGAAAAGATATGGAG aTCTCCGACCTGAACTCTCAAGTCAACGACCTCAGAGGCAAATT CGTTAAACCCACACTAAAGAAGGTGTCCAAATACGAGAACAAATTCGCCAAGCTCCAGAAGAAGGCCGCCGAATTCAACTTCCGTAACCAGTTGAAGGTTGTCAAAAAGAAGGAATTCACCCTTGAAGAAGAAGACAAAGAG AAAAAACCAGACTGGTCCAAGGGCAAACCCGGAGATCAGAAGGTAAAAGAGGAAGAGGTTGAGGCATGA